In a single window of the Platichthys flesus chromosome 5, fPlaFle2.1, whole genome shotgun sequence genome:
- the slc34a2a gene encoding solute carrier family 34 member 2a, with protein sequence MESLHVPQQTAPENKEDHNDNQGNEKKEAQASPAHSTLALVEESEDTDPWDLPELKDSGVPWSALDTRGKVMRVLVSLAKLVLLLAFLYMFICSLDILSSAFQLVGGKTAGDIFQDNSVLANPLAGLVIGVLVTLLVQSSSTSSSIVVSMVSSGLLTVQLAVPIIMGTNIGTSVTNTLVAMTQAGDRSTFRRAFAGATVHDFFNWLSVLVLLPLEVATGYMFVVTKLIIDSFNIQSGEAPDLLNVITDPLTDSIILLDQTVLTGIATGDPLARNKSLIKRWCQTFTNTSLMNVTVPGPENCTSPSLCWDDGNYTITLKNISETFNIQKCKHLFVDVNLSDLAVGLILLALSLLVLCSCLILIVKLLNSMLKGQVASVIKTILNTDFPFPFGWVTGYIAILVGAGMTFIVQSSSVFTSAITPLVGIGVISIERAYPLSLGSNIGTTTTAILAAMASPGDTLANALQIALVHFLFNISGILLWYPIPFTRIPIRLAKGLGNITASYRWFAAVYILCCFFVFPLFVFSLSLAGWQALVGVGAPLVLMLIIIIVINILQKRKPRCLPAVLRSWDFLPLWAHSLAPWDKVVGVITSKCCCCCKCCQLAAEDPEHNEKECLEKDQKSHTEVYDNPAMSAEKEKENEIKIELEILKKTRL encoded by the exons atggAGTCTCTACATGTGCCACAG CAAACGGCTCCTGAAAACAAAGAAGACCACAATGATAAccaaggaaatgaaaagaaag aggcCCAAGCGAGTCCTGCACATTCCACTCTGGCGTTGGTTGAGGAGTCTGAGGACACAGACCCATGGGACCTGCCAGAACTGAAGGACTCCGGGGTCCCATGGTCAG CTCTGGATACGAGAGGGAAGGTGATGAGGGTGCTGGTGTCACTGGCGaagctggtgctgctgctggctttCCTCTACATGTTCATCTGCTCCCTCGACATCCTCAGCTCAGCTTTCCAGCTGGTTGGAG GTAAAACAGCAGGTGACATTTTCCAGGACAACTCAGTCTTGGCCAACCCGCTGGCTGGTCTGGTCATCGGGGTTCTGGTCACTCTGCTGGTGCAAAGCTCGTCAACTTCCTCCTCTATAGTTGTCAGCATGGTCTCCTCTGGAT TGCTGACAGTCCAACTGGCTGTTCCTATCATCATGGGCACCAACATTGGGACCTCCGTCACCAACACACTAGTCGCAATGACGCAGGCTGGCGATCGCAGCACATTTCGGAG GGCATTTGCCGGGGCCACAGTGCACGACTTCTTCAACTGGCTGTctgtgctggtgctgctgcctcTGGAGGTGGCCACTGGTTATATGTTCGTGGTCACTAAGCTCATCATCGACTCCTTTAACATCCAGAGCGGAGAGGCCCCAGACCTGTTGAATGTGATCACTGATCCCCTCACCGATTCAATCATACTG TTGGACCAGACTGTCCTCACTGGGATTGCCACTGGAGATCCCTTAGCCAGGAACAAGAGTCTCATCAAGAGATGGTGCCAAACCTTCACCAACACG TCATTGATGAATGTTACAGTTCCTGGTCCAGAGAACTGCACCTCACCGTCTCTCTGCTGGGACGATGGCAACTACACCATCACGCTGAAGAACATTTCTGAAACGTTTAATATCCAGAAAT GTAAACACCTCTTCGTGGATGTGAATCTTTCTGACCTGGCGGTGGGTCTGATCCTGctggctctctctctgctcgtgCTCTGCTCCTGCCTGATCCTCATCGTCAAGCTGCTCAACTCCATGTTGAAGGGTCAGGTGGCTTCAGTCATCAAGACCATCCTCAACACGG ATTTCCCATTTCCATTCGGTTGGGTCACTGGCTACATTGCCATTTTAGTCGGAGCTGGCATGACCTTCATCGTGCAGAGCAGTTCTGTTTTCACCTCTGCAATTACACCACTTGTTG GTattggtgtcatcagcatagagAGAGCATACCCACTGTCCCTGGGTTCGAATATTGGTACGACCACCACAGCCATCCTGGCAGCCATGGCTAGTCCTGGAGACACACTGGCTAATGCTCTACAG ATCGCCCTCGTCCACTTCCTGTTCAACATCTCTGGCATCCTCCTTTGGTATCCGATCCCTTTCACCCGCATCCCCATCCGGCTGGCTAAAGGTCTGGGCAACATCACCGCCTCCTACCGCTGGTTTGCAGCTGTCTAcatcctctgctgctttttcGTTTTTCCACTGTTTGTCTTCAGCCTGTCGCTGGCTGGCTGGCAGGCACTGGTCGGTGTGGGTGCACCTTTAGTTCTCATGTTGATCATCATCATAGTGATCAACATATTGCAGAAACGGAAACCTAGGTGTTTGCCTGCAGTACTGCGATCCTGGGATTTCCTCCCTTTGTGGGCCCACTCTCTGGCTCCCTGGGACAAAGTGGTTGGAGTGATTACTTccaaatgctgctgctgctgcaaatgCTGCCAACTGGCTGCTGAAGACCCGGAACACAATGAGAAAGAGTGTTTGGAGAAGGATCAGAagtcacacacagaggtgtACGATAACCCTGCAATGagtgcagagaaagagaaagagaatgagaTAAAGATAGAGCTGGAGATCTTGAAGAAGACGCGGTTGTGA
- the LOC133954270 gene encoding OCIA domain-containing protein 1-like encodes MSSATSGYSEEQPRRGAQMPVGVDYIPTEEEKNVFKECNQESFWYRSVPFSVVGMAITQALVAKGTLTASPRLGSLPKVAFAGFCGYLVGKMSYMKTCQEKFKRLESSPLGEALRQRTGQPPQNPRGPQTEMSDPDNQSFDPMFKPADATSPMARNSRDYEYGFKSEAPKADDHSATASGQSYMGEEEPSRKSILYEDLRGKNRENYEVALTQKAETQLKTTPEKERERPKKEAKKNAYGDSWDE; translated from the exons ATGTCGTCCGCCACCTCGGGTTATTCAGAGGAACAGCCGCGCAGAGGAGCGCAG aTGCCAGTGGGTGTTGACTACATCcccacggaggaggagaagaatgtGTTCAAGGAGTGCAACCAGGAGAGCTTCTGGTACAGGT CTGTGCCCTTCTCTGTGGTCGGCATGGCTATCACCCAAGCACTGGTTGCCAAAG GGACCCTGACTGCATCTCCAAGGCTTGGATCGCTACCCAAAGTGGCCT TTGCTGGCTTTTGTGGCTACCTGGTTGGGAAGATGTCGTACATGAAGACGTGCCAGGAGAAGTTCAAGAGGTTGGAGAGCTCTCCTCTGGGAGAAGCTCTTAGACAGAGGACAGGGCAGCCTCCACAAAA TCCCAGGGGTCCCCAGACAGAGATGAGTGACCCAGACAACCAGTCATTTGACCCCATGTTCAAGCCAGCAGATGCCACCAGCCCAATGGCCCGCAACAGCAGAGACTATGAGTACGGCTTCAAATCCGAGGCACCCAAAGCAGACGACCACAGCGCCACAG CGTCAGGCCAGTCATATATGGGCGAGGAGGAGCCCAGCAGGAAATCGATCCTCTATGAGGACCTAAGGGGCAAAAACAGAGAGAACTACGAGGTTGCACTAACCCAGAAGGCTGAGACGCAGCTCAAAACAACCCCTGAGAAGGAGCGAGAAAGACCCAAGAAAGAGG CAAAGAAAAATGCCTATGGAGACTCCTGGGACGAATGA
- the rhbdd2 gene encoding rhomboid domain-containing protein 2 produces the protein MDYLKIISEVVKDMVPVITGGVFTLALLSCALFCIQTYFSLTQGFLSVGAAVFQSGHIHRLFVFPVYHRSLAQLLLNITALVFLCGSLEKGVGTVRFLSVFLLLSSTTGLCYSFLDLLLQVDSSQTHTHTEGLVPVALACVALTTMHTKVSKGFLCGVSFPAMVLPWVFLLLASALFPHCVLPCNVIAILVGWMHGKGWFSLLEVSEARAGVVEKLMPFRLLRSICGDLFVPASAEERRKTLLPQINPTPGSYPVQAYAPISSVNSAATVLYEGWPNTKSALSGPTPPLHSHGHGPTQNLGLNHGHSCNHSHHAHSHGHV, from the coding sequence ATGGATTACTTGAAAATCATATCAGAGGTTGTAAAAGACATGGTTCCTGTCATCACCGGTGGTGTTTTCACTCTGGCCCTGCTATCATGTGCTTTATTCTGTATTCAAACGTACTTCAGCTTAACTCAGGGGTTCCTCAGTGTCGGTGCCGCTGTCTTCCAAAGTGGACACATCCACAGACTCTTCGTGTTCCCCGTCTATCATAGAAGTTTAGCTCAGCTGCTCCTGAACATCACAGCCCTGGTGTTCCTCTGTGGCAGCCTGGAGAAAGGTGTGGGCACCGTCcgcttcctgtctgtcttcctgctgctgtccaGCACCACCGGCCTCTGCTACAGCTTCCTGGATCTGCTACTGCAGGTCGACAGCAGCCAGACTCACACCCACACCGAAGGCCTGGTCCCTGTGGCCCTCGCCTGTGTGGCTCTCACCACCATGCACACGAAGGTGAGCAAAGGGTTCCTGTGTGGAGTCAGTTTCCCCGCCATGGTTCTCCCCTGGgtgttcctcctcctcgccaGCGCCCTCTTTCCTCACTGTGTGCTCCCCTGTAACGTCATCGCCATCCTGGTCGGGTGGATGCACGGGAAAGGATGGTTCTCTCTTCTGGAAGTGTCAGAGGCCAGGGCAGGTGTTGTGGAGAAGCTGATGCCATTCAGGCTGCTGAGGAGCATCTGCGGTGACCTGTTTGTCCCCGCCTCCGcagaagaaaggaggaagacCCTGCTTCCACAGATCAATCCAACACCAGGCTCCTACCCGGTCCAGGCTTATGCTCCAATATCAAGCGTTAACTCTGCTGCTACTGTGTTGTACGAAGGTTGGCCCAACACAAAGAGCGCTCTGTCTGGTccaactcctcctcttcattctcATGGACATGGACCGACACAGAACTTAGGACTCAATCACGGCCACAGCTGCAACCACAGCCACCACGCTCATAGCCATGGTCATGTTTAG
- the chic2 gene encoding cysteine-rich hydrophobic domain-containing protein 2 has product MMEDFDEIYEEEEEEEDEDRAAEEQLLKYAPDPVVVRGSGHVTVFGLSNKFESEFPSALTGKVAPEEFKASTNRVNSCLRKTLPVNVRWLLCGCLCCCCTLGFSLWPVICLSKRTRRSLEKLLEWENTRLYHKLCLHWRLSKRKCETNNMMEYVILIEFLPKIPIFRPD; this is encoded by the exons ATGATGGAGGACTTTGACGAGATctacgaggaggaggaggaagaggaggacgaggacagggCCGCGGAGGAGCAGCTCCTCAAGTACGCTCCGGACCCGGTGGTGGTGCGAGGATCCGGCCACGTCACTGT GTTTGGGCTTAGTAACAAATTTGAGTCAGAATTTCCTTCAGCACTTACAGGGAAG GTGGCGCCGGAGGAATTCAAAGCCAGTACCAATCGCGTAAACAGCTGCCTGAGGAAGACGCTGCCGGTGAACGTGCGGTGGCTGCTGTGcggctgcctctgctgctgctgcacgctGGGCTTTAGTTTGTGGCCTGTCATCTGCCTCAGCAAGAGG ACAAGAAGATCGTTAGAGAAGCTCTTGGAGTGGGAGAACACCAGACTTTACCATAAG TTGTGTTTGCATTGGAGACTAAGCAAAAGGAAGTGTGAAACCAACAACATGATGGAATAT GTAATACTCATAGAGTTCCTACCTAAGATCCCCATCTTCAGACCGGATTAG
- the LOC133954271 gene encoding uncharacterized protein LOC133954271, whose product MMMEVVYVAVAALSLLSVGQSAPVTSCETLIQPLVIPGRDQLLGKWIYAAESVTIPGARLLTDLLAGSAWSKMTSANESDAIDLVQVQSTIDRCYSLRTKLTLQNSTLYMEHPYPAVVTLLNTGCSDCLVLFSRFTLGSAFSSLQLLSRRRGVSVAEKQEFLKQVECLNLPSPAFLDPEKGLCPDDSLSLGSETIDMTSAIDDLKSEWSSMLGNITSMIGLDTLLKLFSK is encoded by the exons ATGATGATGGAGGTCGTTTATGTTGCCGTGGCTGCGCTCAGTCTTCTGTCTGTGGGACAGTCGGCTCCCGTGACGAGCTGTGAGACTCTAATCCAACCTCTTGTGATCCCGGGAAGAGACCAG CTGCTGGGGAAATGGATATATGCAGCAGAAAGCGTAACCATTCCAGGGGCCAGGTTGCTGACCGATCTGCTTGCGGGAAGCGCCTGGAGCAAAATGACGTCTGCCAACGAGAGTGATGCCATCGATCTAGTTCAAGTTCAATCAAC caTTGACCGATGCTACTCTCTAAGAACTAAGCTGACCTTGCAAAACAGCACTCTGTATATGG AGCATCCTTACCCTGCTgttgtcaccctgctgaacaCTGGCTGTTCTGACTGCCTTGTTTTATTCTCAAGATTCACCCTTGGAAGCGCATTCAGCAGCCTGCAGCTCCTGA GCAGGAGAAGGGGAGTGTCTGTTGCTGAGAAGCAGGAGTTTCTCAAGCAGGTAGAGTGTCTGAATTTACCATCACCTGCTTTCCTGGACCCAGAGAAAG GTTTGTGTCCAgatgattctctctctctaggAAGCGAGACCATTGACATGACCAGTGCCATCGATGACCTGAAGTCTGAGTGGTCTAGCATGCTTGGCAACATTACAAGCATGATAGGATTGGACACCCTGCTCAAACTGTTCTCCAAGTGA
- the LOC133953530 gene encoding uncharacterized protein LOC133953530, whose product MMKCVVVLLSLLSVGRSDPESGCDRLVQPITISNEQMLGRWLYIGGSTDLPGSRSLGHLMTSVWLDVTATSQSNILNILQTQRIYSDCSSLTYNATFENSTMLIEQPFHLKEVYLPTDCSDCLVVYEEVISGTDTFTSLLLFSRRKSVSAVTQEMLMRQAECLRMQSPIMINPNYEICPDNILPSEGLSALNTVFEAKMGHRVARLLDSFFDMFVN is encoded by the exons ATGAtgaagtgtgttgttgtgttgctgagCCTCCTCTCAGTGGGTCGCTCGGACCCGGAGAGCGGCTGCGACCGTCTGGTTCAACCAATCACCATCAGCAATGAACAG ATGCTTGGTAGGTGGCTGTACATCGGGGGGAGCACTGACCTCCCAGGAAGCCGCTCGCTGGGCCATCTGATGACCAGTGTCTGGTTGGACGTCACTGCCACTTCCCAGAGCAACATCCTGAACATCCTCCAGACTCAGAGAAT ATACAGTGATTGTTCGAGCTTAACCTACAACGCGACCTTTGAGAACAGCACAATGTTAATAG AGCAACCTTTCCACCTGAAGGAAGTCTATCTGCCGACTGACTGCTCCGACTGTCTGGTCGTCTATGAAGAAGTTATCTCTGGCACAGACACGTTTACCAGTCTTCTGCTTTTCA GCAGGAGAAAGAGTGTCTCTGCCGTCACTCAGGAGATGCTCATGAGACAGGCAGAATGTCTCCGCATGCAGTCGCCCATAATGATAAACCCCAACTACG aaatCTGTCCGGACAACATCCTGCCTTCAGAGGGACTCAGCGCCCTCAACACCGTGTTTGAAGCCAAGATGGGACATCGAGTTGCGAGACTTCTGGACAGTTTTTTTGATATGTTTGTGAACTGA